The Amycolatopsis sp. QT-25 genomic sequence GGATCCAGGTGATCACGCCATGACAGTGGTGGACGAGGCGGTGGTCGAAGGGGATTGGGAGTACCGGCGGCTGCAACTGCCTCCCGGTGTCTCCCGGCGGGCGGCGGCGACGCAGCTGTCGATCCACGCCGAGTTCGCCGGTTGGGAGCTCTCGACCGTCCGGCTCTACTCCGATGGGACCAGGAGGGTGTGGTTGCGCCGCAAGCGCACCGCCACTCCCCTGCCCGGCCTCATCACCTGAACACCCGGCCGAGCCAGCCGGCCCAAAGCGCGTCCTGTTCTGCGGAGTCGACGTCGCCGAACAGGTGGTGCATCGCGACCATCGGCCCGGCGAAACCGCGGACGAACCTGAGGAGCGCGTCCTCGGTCCGGATCCCGACCGTCTGCACGTTCGCGAAGTAGACCTCGCCGTCCACAGTGGACACAGCGCCGGTGGACAGGCGGACCTTGTCCCCCGTTTCCGGCCGCCCGGCCAGGCCCAGTTCCCGGCCCAGCTTCAGCCACGCGCCGTCCCAGTCCTCGATCATCGGCCCGAAGACCGTGACCGGCACCGCCCGCCTGCCCGCGAAGCCGTTGAGATACTCCACCAGGGTGCGGAAGAACAGCTCGCCACCGGCGGTCATCGCCTCGAACTCGTCCTCCCAGTCGTCGCCGGGCAGGAAACCGCTCGTCACGGTCCGTAGCACGGTGCTGCCACCGGAACGGCCTTCGATGAGGAATTCGTAGGCGACGAACCGCCCGTCCGGCGCGGGTTCCGTGCCGTGGACGAGTCGTTCCAGTGGATCCCACGCCGTGATCGCCGACGTGGGTTCGTAGCCGCCGAAGGCGGTCTTCACGGTGCCGCCGACGCCGCCGTCGACCTTGTTGCGCCCCATGAACCACGACGTGATCCCCGGCCCGGTGGCGATGGCGTCCCAAACCTGTTCCGGTGTCGCGTCGACCTCGATGCGGTCGGTGATCTCGAATTCGTGGCCCATTCAGCGCTCCTCGGGCTCGGTTTCGACGCTCGGGTGGACGGCGACGACGATTCGGTGGTCGCGGCCCTGTTCGGCGCCTTCGTCGTGGTATCTGCTCACCAGGTTCGTGATCGCGACGGTGAGTTCTTCGGCGAACGCGGCCCTGTCCGCGGCGGAGGAGAACCGCACTTCGCCGTCGATCGCGAAGGTCGCGACCCGTTTGCGCGCCTTGGCCGAACCGGTGATCAGCAGGCCGACGTCGCGCACCAGCCTGCCTGCCACCGCGAGCAGCCAGCGCGCGGACAGCCGGTCCGGCGACTGGGCCGGATCGGGCTGCACCGCCGAAAGCGCCGTCGGTGAAATGACGTAGGAGGACGCGGTCGCGCGCATCATGCGTTCGGTGACGTTGCCCTTGCGTCGTTCCTCGACGAGCTCGACCAGCCCGTGCTTCTCCAGCGCGCGCAGGTGGTAGTTCACCTTCTGTCTCGGCAGGTCCACTCGCGCAGCGAGCATCGTGGCCGAAGCCGGTTCGGCGAGTTCGGCGAGCAGCCGGGCCCGGACCGGATCCAGCGACACTTCGGCCGCTTCCGCGTCCTCGATCACCGCAACGGAGAACATGGCAAGAAGATGGCACCGAAAAGAGAATTTGTCAAGAACGTCAGGCTTGTCGGCGAGCTCGGGACACCAGGGCGAGCAGGCGCGGAACCACCTGCGGCGCCGCTTCGAGCGGCACGACGTGCCCGACCCCGGGCAGCACCACGGCCGTCCCGTTCTCCACGGCACCCGCCAGTTCTTCGACGTCCGCCGTGGGCACCAGCCTGTCGCGCTCTCCCACGATCGCGGTCACCGGCACCGCGCCTACCTGCGACAACGCCGATTCCCGCAGGTAGGCGTCCAAGGCAGGCCGGAACGCGGACACCGTCTGCGGCCAGTTGCCGCGGATCATCCGCACGGTCAGCTCGACATCGGCGGGTACCGGGTCGTCGCCGAAGAGCCACCATCGCAGCCCGGCGGTCACCGCTTTGCTCGTATGGTCCCGCACCAGGCCGATCAGCTTCGACCCGAACACCATCTCCAGGTCCCGGCCGAGTTTCCCGAGGGCGTTCGGCCAGATCGCGTCCGGGGTGACGCCGCCCGCGGACATGGCGAGCAGCCCGATACCCGCCACCCGCGCCGCGAAGACGTCCGGATGGCGCTGGGCGAGCGACAGGATGGCGAGACCGCCCATGTCATGGCCTGCCAAGACGACCCGGCCATCGGGGATCACCTTCTCCAGCACCTCGGCCAGGTCGTCGGCGAGCTGCCCCATGGTGGCCGACGCGGCCCGGACCGCGCCGGATTCGCCGTGCCCACGCTGGTCGTACGTCAACACCGAAACGGGTTCCTCCGACGATTCGGCTGCCTCGGCCAGCACCGGCGCGATGGCGCGCCAGCTCCGCCTGTCGAGGGCGTATCCGTGGAGGAGCACCACGGTCACCGGCGCCGACGAAGCACCCCAGCGCTCGAAGTACAGGGGTGTGCCGTCGGCCGCCAGCAAACCGGGCATCAGGCCGAGCGGAGGAAGCGGTCGAGCACGCGCACGCCGAACTTCAGCGCGTCGACCGGGACACGCTCGTCGACTCCGTGGAACAGCGCGGAGAAATCGAGGTCCGCGGGCAGCCGCAACGGCGCGAACCCGAAGTTGCGGATCCCGAGCGTCTGGAAGGACTTCGCGTCCGTGCCACCGGAAAGCATGTACGGGAGCGTGCGGGCACCCGGGTCCTCGGCGAGGACCGCGTTGGTCATCGCGTCGACGAGAGCGCCGTCGAAGGTCGTCTCGACCGGCGGCAGCTCCATCCACTCCTTCTCGATGTCCGGGCCGAGGATCTCCTCCAGTTCGGCGTTGAACGCTTCGAGACGGCCGGGCAGGATCCGGCAGTCGACCGAGGCCTCCGCGACCGAGGGGATGACGTTCGACTTGTACCCGGCGGTGAGCATCGTCGGGTTCGCCGTGTCGCGCAGGGTCGCGCCGATCATCCGGGAGATGTTGCCGAGCTTCGCGACGGAACCCTCGATGTCGTCCTCGGGGAAGTCCCAGCCGGTGATCTCGGTGACGCCGTCCAGGAACTCGCGCACGGAGTCGGTCATCACCAGCGGGAAGCGGTGGTTGCCGAGCCTGGCGACGGCCTCGGAAAGCTTGGTGACGGCGTTGTCGCGGTGGATCATCGAACCGTGGCCGGCGGTGCCCCGCACCCGCAGCTTCATCCAGCGGATGCCCTTTTCGGCCGTCTCGATGAGGTACGCGCGGACGTTGTCCTTCAGCGTGATCGAGAACCCGCCGACCTCGCTGATCGCCTCGGTGACCCCTTCGAACAGCTCGGGCCGGTTCTCGACCAGCCACTGCGCGCCGTACTTGCCGCCCGCTTCTTCGTCCGCGAGGAACGCGAAGACGAGGTCACGCGGCGGGACGATGCCGTTGAGCTTGTAGTGGCGGGCCAGCGCGAGCGCCATGCCGACCATGTCCTTCATGTCCACGGCACCGCGGCCCCAGACGTAGTCGTCTTGGATCGCGCCGGAGAACGGGTGGACCGACCACTCCGAGGCGTCGGCCGGAACCGCGTCGAGATGACCGTGGATCAGGAGCGCGCCGCGCGAAGGGTCGGCCCCCGGCAACCGGACGATCACGTTGTGGCGGTCCTTGCCGCCGGACTCGACGTAGGTGATCTCGTAGCCCGCGTCGGTGAGCTTCTCGGCGACGTACTCCGCCGCGGCGCGTTCACCCACCAGCGTGTCCGGGTCACCCGTGTTGGTCGTGTCGATGCGGATCAGTTCGCTGGTGAGCGTGACTGCCTCTTCGGCGGCTGCTGCGATCAAATTCGGTTCGGTCACCAGGCATTCCTACCATTGGTGGAGCCGACCGACCCGTCACGACCGCCGCGCGGGCACGTGTGAAGACCCACTCCCGGCCGCACCACCGCAGGCGGCAGCCCAATCGGCAACCCGCACTCGAGTGCCTCCGTCAGTGCACGACTAAGACGCCGCAAGTCGAAGCCTCAGGAAACCAGGCCTCGCACGACAGCACCGACCCGAAACGGACAAATCGAGCCACTTCTCGGCCGGCGACTGTGGTCCGGCGTCGACCGGACGACGAGCCATAACCTCGGGCTCCGCCCAGGCCGCCACACGGACACCGGAGGAAAGCCTTCGCGGCGGGGCCCCGCCCCGGTCGCCTGCAGGCCGACACGCG encodes the following:
- a CDS encoding DUF5703 family protein, coding for MTVVDEAVVEGDWEYRRLQLPPGVSRRAAATQLSIHAEFAGWELSTVRLYSDGTRRVWLRRKRTATPLPGLIT
- a CDS encoding SRPBCC domain-containing protein, coding for MGHEFEITDRIEVDATPEQVWDAIATGPGITSWFMGRNKVDGGVGGTVKTAFGGYEPTSAITAWDPLERLVHGTEPAPDGRFVAYEFLIEGRSGGSTVLRTVTSGFLPGDDWEDEFEAMTAGGELFFRTLVEYLNGFAGRRAVPVTVFGPMIEDWDGAWLKLGRELGLAGRPETGDKVRLSTGAVSTVDGEVYFANVQTVGIRTEDALLRFVRGFAGPMVAMHHLFGDVDSAEQDALWAGWLGRVFR
- a CDS encoding helix-turn-helix domain-containing protein, which codes for MFSVAVIEDAEAAEVSLDPVRARLLAELAEPASATMLAARVDLPRQKVNYHLRALEKHGLVELVEERRKGNVTERMMRATASSYVISPTALSAVQPDPAQSPDRLSARWLLAVAGRLVRDVGLLITGSAKARKRVATFAIDGEVRFSSAADRAAFAEELTVAITNLVSRYHDEGAEQGRDHRIVVAVHPSVETEPEER
- a CDS encoding alpha/beta hydrolase; amino-acid sequence: MPGLLAADGTPLYFERWGASSAPVTVVLLHGYALDRRSWRAIAPVLAEAAESSEEPVSVLTYDQRGHGESGAVRAASATMGQLADDLAEVLEKVIPDGRVVLAGHDMGGLAILSLAQRHPDVFAARVAGIGLLAMSAGGVTPDAIWPNALGKLGRDLEMVFGSKLIGLVRDHTSKAVTAGLRWWLFGDDPVPADVELTVRMIRGNWPQTVSAFRPALDAYLRESALSQVGAVPVTAIVGERDRLVPTADVEELAGAVENGTAVVLPGVGHVVPLEAAPQVVPRLLALVSRARRQA
- a CDS encoding M20/M25/M40 family metallo-hydrolase, producing MTEPNLIAAAAEEAVTLTSELIRIDTTNTGDPDTLVGERAAAEYVAEKLTDAGYEITYVESGGKDRHNVIVRLPGADPSRGALLIHGHLDAVPADASEWSVHPFSGAIQDDYVWGRGAVDMKDMVGMALALARHYKLNGIVPPRDLVFAFLADEEAGGKYGAQWLVENRPELFEGVTEAISEVGGFSITLKDNVRAYLIETAEKGIRWMKLRVRGTAGHGSMIHRDNAVTKLSEAVARLGNHRFPLVMTDSVREFLDGVTEITGWDFPEDDIEGSVAKLGNISRMIGATLRDTANPTMLTAGYKSNVIPSVAEASVDCRILPGRLEAFNAELEEILGPDIEKEWMELPPVETTFDGALVDAMTNAVLAEDPGARTLPYMLSGGTDAKSFQTLGIRNFGFAPLRLPADLDFSALFHGVDERVPVDALKFGVRVLDRFLRSA